The Candidatus Accumulibacter similis genome has a segment encoding these proteins:
- a CDS encoding fumarylacetoacetate hydrolase family protein, protein MSFVFPPPPRVTLPVTGSDALFPVRRVYCVGRNYADHAIEMGADSREPPFFFSKPADALVAGGGDVPYPPLTGDLQHEVELVVALAAGGERIPVSQALDCVFGYAVGLDLTRRDLQQRAKEKGHPWDMAKGFDHSAPIGAITPLATSGHPLHGAIRLRVNGQLRQDGDLGQMSWKVAEIITNLSTYVHLQAGDLIFTGTPAGVSTVTRGDLLEATVAGVGELTVRLV, encoded by the coding sequence ATGAGCTTTGTTTTCCCACCCCCGCCGCGCGTCACCCTGCCGGTGACCGGCAGCGATGCCCTGTTCCCGGTACGGCGTGTCTATTGCGTCGGGCGAAACTACGCCGATCACGCCATCGAGATGGGCGCCGACAGCCGCGAACCACCTTTCTTCTTCAGCAAGCCGGCCGATGCGCTGGTTGCCGGCGGCGGAGACGTGCCCTACCCGCCCCTGACCGGTGACCTGCAGCACGAAGTGGAACTGGTGGTTGCTCTCGCGGCCGGTGGTGAGCGGATTCCGGTGTCACAGGCACTGGACTGCGTCTTTGGCTATGCCGTCGGGCTCGACCTGACACGGCGCGATCTGCAACAGCGGGCGAAGGAAAAAGGTCATCCCTGGGACATGGCCAAGGGCTTCGACCACAGTGCGCCGATCGGCGCCATCACTCCACTGGCTACCAGCGGCCACCCGCTGCATGGAGCGATCCGGCTCAGGGTCAACGGTCAGCTGCGACAGGACGGGGACCTCGGGCAGATGTCATGGAAAGTGGCCGAGATCATCACCAATCTGTCGACCTATGTCCACCTGCAGGCGGGTGACCTGATTTTCACCGGCACCCCGGCCGGGGTATCGACGGTGACCCGCGGCGACCTGCTCGAGGCGACGGTGGCCGGCGTCGGCGAGCTGACGGTGAGGCTGGTCTGA
- a CDS encoding UbiX family flavin prenyltransferase — MPETICLALTGASGMPYGLRLLECLLTAGCRVQLVYSQVAQIVARQEMGIDLPARASEARTLLQERHRGLPGQLEVFGREEWFAPLASGSNPPDAMVVCPCSMGTLAAIAQGLASKLIERAADVVLKEGRKLILVPRETPLSTIHLENMLRLARAGAIILPPCPGFYQKPQEVADLVDFVVARILDQLRVRHSLQPRWGDPAPDR, encoded by the coding sequence GTGCCTGAAACCATCTGTCTCGCGCTCACCGGTGCCTCGGGCATGCCCTACGGGCTGCGCCTGCTCGAATGCCTGCTGACGGCGGGCTGCCGCGTGCAACTGGTCTACTCGCAGGTGGCGCAGATCGTCGCCCGCCAGGAAATGGGCATCGACCTGCCGGCCCGCGCCAGCGAGGCACGCACTCTGCTGCAGGAACGCCATCGCGGCCTGCCGGGACAACTCGAGGTCTTTGGCCGCGAGGAGTGGTTCGCGCCGCTCGCCAGCGGGTCGAACCCACCCGACGCGATGGTCGTCTGCCCTTGTTCGATGGGTACACTGGCGGCGATTGCCCAGGGACTGGCGAGCAAACTGATCGAGCGTGCCGCCGACGTCGTCCTCAAGGAAGGCCGCAAGCTGATCCTGGTGCCACGTGAGACGCCTCTGTCGACCATTCACCTCGAAAACATGCTGCGGCTGGCACGCGCCGGTGCCATCATCCTGCCACCCTGCCCCGGCTTCTACCAGAAGCCACAGGAGGTCGCCGACCTGGTCGACTTCGTCGTCGCCCGCATCCTCGATCAACTGCGCGTCCGGCACTCGCTGCAACCCCGCTGGGGCGATCCGGCGCCGGACCGGTGA
- a CDS encoding class II glutamine amidotransferase: MCQLLAMNCNVPTDICFSFAGFQARGGATDVHADGWGIAFFEGRGTRVFLDPQPSSVSPVAELVRSYPIHSKNVIAHIRKATQGIVALENTHPFMRELWGRYWIFAHNGNLPDFAPVLDGSFTPVGQTDSERAFCWLLQQLRLRFGRRAPSLPDLFDELHHLTLDLGARGACNYLLSNGDCLFAHCSTQLSFIVRQAPFAVAHLRDQDLSIDFSAVTTPDDRVAVIATVPLTDNETWTTMPNGSLWLFAEGAPVGHRQTIAGPAREPPV; encoded by the coding sequence ATGTGCCAGCTGCTGGCCATGAACTGCAACGTGCCGACGGACATCTGCTTCTCGTTTGCCGGCTTCCAGGCCCGTGGTGGTGCCACCGACGTGCACGCCGACGGCTGGGGAATCGCCTTCTTCGAGGGTCGCGGCACGCGCGTGTTTCTCGACCCGCAGCCTTCCAGTGTCTCTCCGGTCGCCGAACTCGTGCGCAGCTATCCAATCCACTCGAAGAACGTCATCGCGCACATTCGCAAGGCAACACAGGGAATCGTCGCGCTCGAGAATACCCATCCGTTCATGCGTGAACTCTGGGGGCGGTACTGGATCTTCGCCCACAACGGCAACCTGCCCGACTTTGCTCCCGTTCTGGACGGCAGCTTCACCCCCGTCGGCCAGACCGACAGTGAGCGCGCCTTTTGCTGGTTGCTGCAGCAGCTGCGGCTGCGCTTCGGCAGACGGGCGCCCTCCCTGCCTGACCTGTTTGACGAACTGCACCACCTCACGCTCGATCTCGGCGCTCGCGGTGCCTGCAATTACCTCCTGTCGAATGGCGACTGCCTTTTCGCACACTGTTCGACGCAACTCAGCTTCATCGTTCGCCAGGCACCGTTTGCCGTCGCCCACCTGCGCGACCAGGACTTGAGCATCGACTTCAGCGCCGTCACGACTCCCGACGATCGGGTCGCGGTGATCGCCACGGTACCGCTCACCGACAACGAAACCTGGACGACGATGCCGAACGGGAGCCTGTGGCTGTTCGCCGAAGGCGCGCCGGTCGGCCATCGCCAGACGATCGCCGGGCCCGCGCGGGAACCGCCGGTCTGA
- the tatC gene encoding twin-arginine translocase subunit TatC translates to MNLPEDSFLSHLVELRDRLIRALLAIGIVFLCLAPWAQDIYALLAHPLLAKLPQGGQMIATDVIGVFLVPMKVALMVAFLIALPYVLYQIWAFVAPGLYAHEKRLALPLVGASVVLFFVGMAFAYFLVFPAVFGFMASVQPEGVAWMTDIEKYLSFVLTTFIAFGVTFEVPVAVLVLVQAGIVEVDKLREWRPYVIVGAFVVGAIFTPPDVISQLMMAIPLCLLFELGLLLARFVHRRPAAPAPRADNPAATAASNESVVWQPASNGEMDTVAGSIDREEPPDRKPEG, encoded by the coding sequence ATGAACCTGCCTGAAGATTCATTCCTCTCGCACCTCGTCGAACTGCGTGACCGCCTGATTCGGGCCCTGCTGGCGATCGGCATCGTCTTCCTCTGTCTCGCGCCTTGGGCGCAGGACATCTACGCCCTGCTTGCGCATCCCTTGCTGGCCAAGCTGCCGCAAGGAGGCCAGATGATTGCCACCGACGTCATCGGCGTCTTTCTCGTGCCGATGAAGGTGGCCTTGATGGTCGCGTTCCTGATCGCGTTGCCGTACGTCCTCTATCAGATCTGGGCCTTCGTCGCGCCCGGCCTTTATGCGCACGAGAAGCGCCTGGCGTTGCCGCTGGTCGGTGCCAGCGTCGTCCTCTTCTTCGTCGGCATGGCCTTCGCCTACTTTCTCGTGTTTCCGGCGGTGTTCGGCTTCATGGCCTCGGTGCAGCCCGAGGGTGTGGCCTGGATGACCGATATCGAGAAGTACCTCTCTTTCGTCCTCACGACCTTCATTGCCTTCGGAGTGACTTTCGAGGTACCGGTAGCCGTGCTCGTTCTGGTGCAGGCTGGCATCGTCGAGGTCGACAAGCTGCGCGAATGGCGTCCATACGTCATCGTCGGTGCTTTCGTTGTCGGGGCGATCTTCACGCCGCCGGACGTCATCTCGCAGTTGATGATGGCCATCCCGCTGTGCCTTCTCTTCGAACTCGGCCTGCTGCTCGCGCGTTTTGTCCACCGCCGGCCTGCCGCGCCGGCGCCGCGGGCGGACAACCCAGCAGCCACGGCGGCAAGCAACGAGAGCGTGGTGTGGCAGCCAGCATCCAATGGCGAAATGGATACGGTTGCCGGCAGCATCGACCGCGAGGAGCCGCCGGACCGCAAGCCGGAGGGCTGA
- a CDS encoding MFS transporter, with protein MAGFALVPSLLPRLSQDWSLSATAAGWLGGIFFLGYILAVPLLVSLTDRVDARRIYLASAALNGLALAGFALLGNSFVAALGWWWLAGLALAGTYMPGLKALTDRLPAARQSRGTAFYTATFGVGAGLSYLWIELTQRHLSWPLLFALAAAAAAVAVLLVSLGVAPVASRPSPHDRATHWRLVLGDRRVLAFCGAYFGHNWELFGFRAWLVACLVWNHGRLADPWTAMPGVVAALATFLAVPASVLGNEGAHRWGRSRWLRTVMPLSCALALVVAGASDRPGHVLVPLLLLYAATMNLDSAALTAGLISETASDRRGTALALYSAIGFAGACIGPLVFGIALDACGRADPAGWAAGFVSLAVGVGFGRWAIGRHTQARAASGR; from the coding sequence ATGGCCGGCTTCGCGCTGGTGCCGTCGCTGCTGCCGCGGCTGTCGCAGGACTGGTCCCTGTCGGCGACGGCTGCCGGCTGGCTGGGTGGCATCTTCTTTCTCGGGTACATCCTCGCCGTACCGCTGCTCGTGAGCCTCACCGACCGCGTTGACGCGCGCCGCATCTATCTCGCCAGCGCCGCGCTGAACGGGCTCGCCCTGGCGGGTTTCGCCCTCCTTGGCAACAGCTTCGTCGCCGCGCTGGGCTGGTGGTGGCTCGCCGGTCTGGCCCTGGCAGGGACCTACATGCCCGGACTGAAAGCGCTGACCGACCGGCTGCCGGCAGCGCGGCAGTCGCGTGGCACAGCCTTCTATACGGCCACTTTCGGCGTCGGCGCCGGTCTCTCGTACCTCTGGATCGAACTGACGCAGCGCCATCTGTCCTGGCCGCTGCTGTTTGCTCTGGCCGCTGCTGCCGCCGCCGTGGCGGTTCTGCTGGTCTCGCTCGGTGTGGCACCGGTCGCCAGCCGCCCGTCGCCCCACGATCGCGCCACACACTGGCGCCTGGTGCTCGGCGACCGGCGCGTCCTCGCGTTTTGCGGCGCGTACTTCGGTCACAACTGGGAGCTCTTCGGCTTTCGCGCCTGGCTCGTCGCGTGCCTCGTCTGGAACCATGGCCGACTCGCCGATCCCTGGACAGCGATGCCGGGGGTGGTGGCCGCGCTGGCGACCTTTCTCGCCGTTCCTGCGAGTGTCCTCGGCAACGAGGGCGCGCACCGCTGGGGGCGCAGCCGCTGGCTGCGGACCGTCATGCCTCTGTCCTGCGCGCTGGCGCTCGTCGTGGCTGGCGCAAGCGACCGTCCGGGGCATGTCCTGGTGCCGCTGCTGCTGCTCTACGCAGCGACCATGAACCTTGATTCGGCAGCGCTGACCGCCGGCCTGATCAGCGAGACGGCGAGCGACCGCCGTGGTACGGCTCTCGCTCTCTACTCGGCGATCGGCTTTGCCGGCGCCTGCATTGGTCCGCTGGTCTTCGGCATCGCGCTCGACGCCTGTGGCCGCGCCGATCCGGCCGGCTGGGCAGCCGGCTTCGTCAGCCTGGCGGTCGGCGTCGGTTTTGGCCGCTGGGCCATCGGCAGACACACGCAGGCGAGGGCAGCCAGCGGACGCTGA
- a CDS encoding Nif3-like dinuclear metal center hexameric protein — protein MKREELTRYLEDLLEPGRFRDYCPNGLQVEGRHEIRRLVAGVSATQALLDAAVEHAADAILVHHGWFWRGEDGCVTGIRKTRLRTLLLHDINLYAFHLPLDSHQELGNNAQLAKRLDWIADGRFGEQELGWLGHLPVPLPARQLGERVALALQRPPLLLGDGERLVSRVAWCSGAAPGMFEAAIALGADLYLTGEASEPSTHLARESGVTYLAAGHHASERYGVMALAAHLGEHFALDCRFVDLDNPV, from the coding sequence ATGAAACGCGAAGAATTGACCCGTTACCTGGAGGATCTGCTGGAGCCGGGGCGCTTCCGGGATTATTGCCCAAACGGCCTGCAAGTGGAAGGACGCCACGAGATCAGGCGCCTGGTCGCCGGTGTCAGCGCCACGCAGGCGCTGCTCGACGCCGCGGTCGAGCATGCCGCCGATGCCATTCTGGTCCATCATGGCTGGTTCTGGCGGGGCGAGGACGGCTGCGTGACGGGAATCCGCAAGACCCGCCTGCGGACGCTTCTGCTCCATGACATCAACCTCTACGCCTTCCACTTGCCGCTCGACAGCCATCAGGAACTGGGCAACAACGCGCAACTCGCGAAACGCCTCGACTGGATCGCCGACGGCCGTTTCGGCGAGCAGGAACTCGGCTGGCTCGGCCACCTGCCGGTGCCCCTGCCTGCCCGGCAGCTTGGCGAGCGCGTCGCGCTCGCGCTGCAGCGTCCTCCCCTGCTGCTCGGTGACGGCGAGCGTCTGGTGAGTCGCGTTGCCTGGTGCTCGGGCGCGGCGCCGGGGATGTTCGAAGCCGCGATCGCACTTGGCGCCGATCTCTATCTGACTGGCGAAGCGTCGGAGCCCAGCACGCATCTTGCACGCGAGTCGGGGGTAACCTATCTCGCCGCCGGCCACCATGCCAGCGAGCGGTATGGTGTCATGGCGCTGGCCGCACACCTCGGCGAACATTTCGCTCTCGACTGTCGCTTCGTAGACCTCGACAATCCTGTCTGA
- a CDS encoding DUF3124 domain-containing protein: MSFPRILPALRRGSSRFSCTLATALVVVAGNASVLAEGIEAPTRGQTVYVPIYSEVRHGNVAATGKTDVTLLSVLVSVRNTDPLNSIRVISANYYSTEGVLLRNSLPAPRVIPPFGTLELFVEQRENLGGSGANYAIKWDATVPVSQPTIEALHSRFQAGYSVAFISRGRAISEP; encoded by the coding sequence ATGAGCTTCCCTCGCATCCTGCCCGCCCTGCGTCGCGGTTCCTCCCGCTTCAGCTGCACGCTGGCCACGGCGCTGGTCGTCGTTGCAGGCAACGCGTCGGTCCTTGCCGAAGGAATCGAAGCGCCAACGAGGGGACAGACAGTCTATGTGCCGATCTACTCCGAGGTCAGGCACGGCAACGTCGCCGCCACCGGCAAGACCGACGTTACCCTGCTGTCGGTTCTGGTGAGTGTGCGCAACACCGATCCGCTCAATTCGATCCGCGTCATCTCGGCCAATTACTACAGCACCGAAGGCGTCCTTCTGCGCAACTCGCTGCCCGCTCCGCGGGTCATTCCGCCGTTCGGCACCCTCGAGCTGTTCGTCGAACAGCGCGAAAATCTGGGCGGCTCGGGTGCCAACTACGCGATCAAGTGGGACGCCACCGTACCCGTATCGCAGCCGACGATCGAGGCCCTGCATTCACGTTTCCAGGCGGGCTATTCGGTCGCTTTCATTTCCCGTGGTCGGGCAATTTCCGAGCCATGA
- a CDS encoding Gx transporter family protein, giving the protein MSGRAQPIRLTATPEDQRIAQLAAVAIGLSLVDAAIPLPLPGVKPGLANIVTLIVLARHGWAAAAWVTGLRVVAGSLLLGHFLSPGFFMSVSGSACSLIVLALACRLPRRSFGPVSWSIVASFAHIGGQLLLARLWLIPHDGLFYLVPLFACAALVFGIINGVIAARLVSEPAMPQNGVTSA; this is encoded by the coding sequence ATGTCCGGCCGCGCGCAACCGATCAGGCTGACGGCAACGCCCGAGGACCAGCGAATCGCGCAGCTCGCCGCGGTCGCGATCGGCCTGTCACTCGTCGACGCGGCGATCCCGTTGCCGCTGCCGGGTGTCAAACCGGGCCTCGCCAACATCGTCACGCTGATCGTCCTGGCGCGTCACGGCTGGGCCGCCGCCGCCTGGGTCACCGGCCTGCGCGTTGTTGCCGGCAGCCTGTTGCTCGGGCACTTCCTGTCGCCGGGCTTCTTCATGAGCGTCAGCGGATCTGCGTGCAGCCTGATCGTCCTGGCGCTGGCTTGCCGCCTGCCGCGCCGCAGCTTTGGCCCGGTCAGCTGGAGCATCGTCGCGAGCTTCGCCCACATCGGTGGCCAGTTGTTGCTGGCGCGCCTGTGGCTGATCCCGCATGATGGGCTGTTCTACCTGGTGCCGCTCTTTGCTTGCGCTGCGCTGGTTTTCGGCATCATCAACGGCGTCATCGCCGCCCGCCTTGTGAGCGAGCCAGCAATGCCGCAGAACGGAGTGACCAGTGCCTGA
- the tatA gene encoding Sec-independent protein translocase subunit TatA, which translates to MGSFSIWHWLVVLIIVLLIFGTKKLRNLGADLGGAVKGFKDGIKDAAGEDKPAEPAAPAAPPPQVATGQTIEGEIREKTRS; encoded by the coding sequence ATGGGTTCTTTCAGCATCTGGCACTGGTTGGTCGTCCTGATCATCGTTCTCCTGATCTTCGGCACCAAGAAGCTGCGCAATCTTGGCGCCGACCTCGGTGGCGCAGTGAAGGGATTCAAGGACGGGATCAAGGACGCGGCAGGCGAGGACAAGCCCGCCGAGCCGGCCGCCCCGGCTGCGCCGCCGCCACAGGTTGCCACCGGGCAGACGATCGAGGGCGAGATAAGGGAGAAGACCCGCAGCTAG
- a CDS encoding trypsin-like peptidase domain-containing protein, with the protein MRRLWLIFAQTVTVGLAVLFVVSTLKPEWIGRGSPVAASVVALRESAAPAVPARPASFREAADKALPSVVHIFTSQKVRARRNPLLDDPVFRHFFGEGADGESPKTAGLGSGVIVSSSGYVLTNFHVVEGADQIEIALSDGRSLDARLVGSDPESDLAVLQISARNGHELALPAITLGRMDDIAVGDVTLAIGNPFGVGQTVTMGIISALGRSHLGINTFENFIQTDAAINPGNSGGALVDSQGNLIGINTAIYSRSGGSLGIGFAIPISLARNVMEQIIATGSVTRGWIGVEAQEITVDLAESFGLPDTSGALIAGVLRGSPADAGGIKPGDILLAVDGRLVKDPQGMLDLIASQKPGETVVFRLRRQSSFVDTSIRIGKRTPQRPARE; encoded by the coding sequence ATGCGCAGGCTCTGGCTGATTTTTGCACAAACGGTGACGGTTGGTCTTGCCGTTCTCTTCGTCGTCAGTACGCTGAAGCCGGAGTGGATCGGCCGGGGATCGCCGGTCGCGGCCAGCGTCGTCGCTCTGCGCGAATCGGCGGCACCTGCCGTGCCAGCACGGCCCGCCTCGTTTCGCGAGGCAGCCGACAAGGCGTTGCCGTCGGTGGTTCACATCTTCACTTCGCAGAAGGTCAGGGCCCGCCGCAATCCACTGCTCGATGACCCGGTCTTCCGGCATTTCTTCGGCGAGGGCGCCGACGGCGAAAGCCCGAAGACCGCCGGCCTCGGTTCGGGAGTCATCGTCAGTTCGAGCGGCTATGTTCTCACGAATTTCCATGTCGTGGAGGGCGCCGATCAGATCGAGATCGCTCTCAGCGACGGGCGCAGCCTTGACGCCCGCCTGGTTGGCAGCGATCCGGAGTCCGACCTGGCGGTCCTGCAGATCAGCGCGCGAAATGGCCACGAGCTGGCCCTGCCGGCAATCACCCTAGGCAGAATGGACGACATTGCCGTCGGTGACGTCACGCTTGCGATCGGCAATCCTTTTGGTGTCGGCCAGACGGTGACGATGGGAATCATCTCGGCGCTCGGGCGATCGCATCTCGGCATCAATACCTTCGAGAACTTCATTCAGACCGATGCCGCGATCAACCCCGGCAATTCGGGCGGCGCGCTGGTCGACAGCCAGGGCAACCTGATCGGCATCAACACCGCCATCTACTCGCGCTCCGGCGGCTCGCTCGGCATCGGTTTCGCGATTCCGATCTCGCTCGCGCGCAATGTCATGGAACAGATCATTGCCACCGGCAGCGTGACGCGCGGCTGGATCGGTGTCGAGGCGCAGGAGATCACCGTCGACCTCGCCGAGTCGTTCGGCTTGCCGGACACCAGTGGCGCGCTGATTGCCGGCGTGCTGCGCGGCAGCCCGGCCGACGCGGGCGGCATCAAGCCCGGCGACATCCTGCTCGCGGTCGATGGCCGTCTGGTGAAGGACCCACAGGGAATGCTCGACCTCATCGCCAGTCAGAAGCCAGGCGAGACGGTGGTCTTCAGATTGCGCCGCCAGAGCAGCTTCGTCGACACCAGCATCCGCATCGGCAAACGCACGCCGCAGCGCCCTGCACGCGAGTAG
- a CDS encoding histidine triad nucleotide-binding protein: MEDCLFCRIVAGRIPARKVFEDDEILAFHDINPARPVHLLVIPKRHITSLATVSDADTRVLGRMLAVADRLATEQGSPDGFRVIINTGRIGHQEVQHLHAHIVGGPEPVGPMLKRI, encoded by the coding sequence ATGGAGGACTGTCTTTTCTGCCGCATCGTCGCTGGGCGGATTCCGGCACGCAAGGTCTTCGAGGACGACGAGATCCTCGCCTTCCACGACATCAACCCGGCAAGGCCGGTGCACCTGCTGGTGATCCCGAAGCGCCACATCACTTCGCTGGCAACGGTCAGCGACGCCGACACCCGGGTTCTCGGACGCATGCTCGCGGTTGCCGACCGGCTGGCGACCGAGCAGGGCAGCCCGGACGGCTTTCGCGTGATCATCAATACGGGCCGCATCGGGCATCAGGAAGTGCAACATCTGCATGCCCACATCGTCGGCGGTCCAGAGCCAGTAGGGCCGATGCTCAAACGCATCTGA
- the tatB gene encoding twin-arginine translocase subunit TatB — protein sequence MFDIGFSELMLIAVVALVVIGPERLPRVARTAGHLLGRLQRYVSAVKSDISREMQLEELRRLQSEIQESARSVEDGLSSEMQAAKQALTATAEAVNREIKAPPASAPAPSVAHSPVAPPLPGDLPGTSASRSGPGTSA from the coding sequence ATGTTTGATATCGGCTTTTCCGAGTTGATGCTGATCGCCGTCGTCGCGCTGGTGGTGATCGGTCCCGAGCGGTTGCCGCGGGTCGCGCGCACCGCCGGGCACCTGCTCGGCCGGCTGCAGCGCTACGTCAGCGCCGTCAAGTCGGACATCAGCCGCGAAATGCAGCTCGAGGAACTGCGCCGCCTGCAGAGCGAGATTCAGGAGTCGGCGCGGAGCGTCGAGGACGGCCTCAGCAGCGAGATGCAGGCAGCGAAACAGGCGCTCACCGCGACGGCAGAAGCCGTCAACAGGGAGATCAAGGCACCGCCGGCGAGTGCCCCGGCGCCTTCGGTGGCGCACTCGCCGGTCGCTCCACCACTCCCGGGCGATCTCCCCGGAACGTCGGCCAGTCGCAGCGGGCCAGGGACGAGCGCCTGA